One region of Aminobacterium colombiense DSM 12261 genomic DNA includes:
- the cmk gene encoding (d)CMP kinase — MIMKNLVVAIDGPAGAGKSSVAKKVAELLGLDYLDTGAIYRALAFYLNAMGFEPVESPYLTEILSKIKVSLSDGCVYINGADVTEHIRSPRVDSIVSSYAALPTVRRCLLSIQREQAEEGGLVADGRDMGTVVFPDATIKIYLTASDSVRAKRRHLQLLERGEKVSFDEVLRQIQNRDQFDSNREIAPLCQASDAIFVDTSSMTEDEVVDYLVRLVKENSNQVVL, encoded by the coding sequence ATGATAATGAAAAATCTTGTTGTTGCGATTGACGGACCAGCGGGGGCAGGCAAAAGCTCTGTTGCAAAAAAAGTAGCAGAACTTCTAGGGTTGGATTATCTTGACACAGGCGCGATCTACAGGGCATTGGCCTTTTATTTGAACGCTATGGGTTTCGAACCAGTAGAAAGCCCTTATCTGACGGAAATTCTTTCTAAGATCAAAGTTTCTCTGAGCGATGGCTGTGTTTATATTAACGGTGCAGACGTAACTGAACATATTCGTTCTCCAAGGGTTGATAGTATTGTTTCTAGCTATGCCGCTCTGCCGACAGTCAGGCGCTGTCTGCTTTCCATTCAGCGTGAGCAGGCAGAAGAAGGGGGGCTAGTAGCTGATGGAAGAGATATGGGTACTGTGGTCTTCCCTGACGCAACTATTAAAATATACCTTACCGCCAGTGACAGCGTCCGTGCGAAAAGACGGCACTTGCAGCTGTTAGAGCGGGGAGAAAAAGTATCATTTGATGAGGTGCTGCGACAGATCCAGAATCGTGACCAGTTTGATTCAAATCGCGAAATAGCGCCATTGTGCCAGGCTTCAGATGCAATTTTTGTTGATACGTCTTCTATGACAGAGGATGAAGTTGTTGATTATCTTGTTCGATTAGTAAAGGAAAATAGCAATCAGGTGGTTCTATGA